The following coding sequences are from one bacterium window:
- a CDS encoding neutral/alkaline non-lysosomal ceramidase N-terminal domain-containing protein — MIAGAAKIDIIPRGNVWMDGMIRGHKSTGIHDRIFARALVLGSDDSMEHACALISVEVCGIRGSDAHLMRESIARETGIPPEHIVIAATHTHSGPATIGFFNPVEDGYIGELHEKITEVTRDAARNTGPVAVGFASGAENTISHYRRLLAEDGHVVMNWEQYPAEKIIGPLGETDSEVGIVKFADAGNPGTARCLLFNHAGHPNVLSGDNYRISGDYPGYAAHLLENEYGCTALFLNGAQGTMDIDGLRDRDTEGVERTGSALAAAVAETACRIDLSQDLRIRTGHVRYTLPPRMITADELSWAEQVIAATGGAVRTMADGVGDDYKALLFKRLHEQENRDIPAEHTCIAIGDCALISFPGELFTEIGQRIKRESPFSYTYIIGLANGEIGYVPTAKAIGEGGYAVETREVCDNAEEIIVSHCLELLNRVYGT; from the coding sequence ATGATCGCCGGTGCAGCGAAAATCGATATAATCCCCCGTGGAAACGTCTGGATGGACGGCATGATCCGCGGGCACAAATCCACGGGAATCCATGACCGTATCTTTGCTCGGGCGCTTGTTCTGGGGTCGGACGACAGTATGGAACATGCCTGCGCACTCATTTCGGTCGAAGTCTGCGGCATTCGCGGCAGTGATGCTCATCTCATGAGGGAATCGATCGCCCGCGAGACAGGAATACCGCCGGAACACATCGTTATCGCCGCGACGCACACTCATTCGGGGCCTGCAACGATCGGTTTCTTCAATCCCGTCGAGGATGGCTATATCGGAGAACTTCATGAAAAGATTACGGAGGTCACACGCGATGCCGCCCGCAACACCGGGCCTGTCGCCGTCGGTTTTGCATCTGGTGCGGAGAATACCATCAGCCATTATCGCCGCCTTCTCGCCGAGGACGGGCATGTGGTCATGAACTGGGAGCAGTACCCTGCCGAAAAAATCATCGGGCCGCTCGGAGAGACCGATTCAGAGGTCGGCATTGTGAAGTTCGCCGATGCCGGAAATCCCGGAACTGCACGATGCCTGCTTTTCAACCATGCGGGACATCCCAATGTGCTGTCGGGTGACAATTACCGTATCAGCGGCGATTATCCTGGTTACGCGGCGCACCTCCTCGAAAACGAGTACGGTTGTACGGCGCTATTCCTCAACGGCGCCCAGGGAACCATGGATATCGACGGCCTCAGGGACCGTGACACGGAAGGGGTCGAAAGGACAGGCAGTGCGCTCGCCGCTGCCGTAGCGGAAACAGCGTGCCGTATCGATCTTTCGCAGGATTTGAGAATCCGAACCGGGCATGTCCGGTACACACTGCCTCCGCGAATGATAACGGCTGATGAATTATCATGGGCGGAACAGGTGATTGCCGCCACCGGAGGGGCTGTCAGGACGATGGCGGATGGAGTCGGCGACGATTACAAGGCGCTTCTCTTCAAACGTCTCCATGAACAGGAAAACCGTGACATCCCGGCGGAACATACCTGCATCGCGATCGGCGACTGTGCGCTGATCAGTTTTCCCGGCGAGCTCTTCACAGAAATCGGTCAACGCATAAAACGTGAAAGCCCATTTAGTTATACCTATATAATCGGCCTCGCCAATGGTGAAATCGGCTATGTCCCCACTGCGAAAGCAATCGGTGAAGGTGGATATGCCGTGGAAACCCGTGAGGTGTGCGACAATGC
- a CDS encoding GntR family transcriptional regulator translates to MAKLLYQSVYDDLKYRIVTGTYPPGTALPSETGLKNEFHVSSITVRRAIQELVFDGLVEKRHGIGSFVRDKSRETEVIGLSSFTTDVAAGRLRIVRTLLVDDMVPARKDIAEKLGVQPDSMLRHLVRLDTIGGSPFSLDEVYISPVPGSFISRDIADSPLFMHLLQEKAGLCFVRTEYDIRVHKAGQREKEFLGVDESSPLLITGELIFDASDHPVLWIVSTYPAYRCRLNGTVKLVQRSTPCGTIGE, encoded by the coding sequence ATGGCCAAACTTCTCTATCAGTCTGTTTATGACGACCTCAAATACCGTATCGTAACGGGTACGTATCCCCCGGGAACCGCTCTGCCTTCCGAAACAGGGCTTAAAAACGAATTTCATGTAAGTAGTATTACTGTCCGCCGTGCTATTCAGGAGCTCGTTTTCGACGGTCTCGTTGAAAAACGTCATGGTATCGGCAGCTTCGTCCGCGACAAATCACGGGAAACAGAAGTAATCGGTCTTTCAAGCTTCACAACCGATGTGGCGGCCGGAAGACTGAGAATCGTGCGCACCCTCCTCGTTGATGACATGGTTCCGGCCCGCAAGGATATCGCGGAAAAACTCGGTGTGCAGCCCGATTCGATGCTGCGGCATCTGGTACGGCTCGATACCATAGGAGGCAGCCCTTTCTCGCTGGACGAAGTATACATCTCCCCTGTTCCCGGCAGCTTCATATCCCGTGATATCGCGGATTCACCGCTCTTCATGCATCTTTTACAGGAAAAGGCCGGTTTATGCTTTGTCCGTACCGAGTATGATATCCGGGTGCATAAAGCCGGGCAGCGGGAAAAGGAGTTTCTCGGTGTTGATGAATCGTCTCCTCTCCTCATCACGGGAGAACTGATTTTCGATGCATCCGACCATCCCGTACTCTGGATTGTAAGCACCTATCCCGCATACCGTTGCCGCCTGAATGGCACGGTAAAGCTCGTTCAGCGGTCAACACCCTGTGGTACCATCGGAGAATGA